Proteins encoded in a region of the Streptomyces sp. NBC_00310 genome:
- a CDS encoding GntR family transcriptional regulator, whose translation MTSVPTPIPSRTQFVLEGIKHRILTGQLTPGQALVETDLAAQFGVSKTPVREALKTLAGTGLVVMNQYKGVTVRMVDADMAREVYDVRLLLEPEALRRSVRRGVPWNAASDALTRADEATDTAERSLANREFHRALYVPCGNPLLGRMLDEVRDQAALVSAVAWAADPSWEREAAEHREILRLALDGDADGAAAALHAHIASFVERAFPGAREEEQAQQTQQAQ comes from the coding sequence ATGACCTCTGTGCCCACGCCGATCCCGTCCCGCACGCAGTTCGTGCTGGAGGGGATCAAGCACCGCATCCTCACCGGGCAGTTGACGCCCGGTCAGGCCCTGGTCGAGACCGACCTGGCCGCACAGTTCGGGGTGTCCAAGACGCCCGTGCGCGAGGCACTCAAGACGCTCGCCGGGACCGGGCTCGTCGTGATGAACCAGTACAAGGGCGTCACGGTGCGCATGGTGGACGCGGACATGGCGCGCGAGGTCTATGACGTACGGCTGCTCCTGGAACCGGAGGCCCTGCGGCGCTCGGTGCGGCGCGGTGTCCCGTGGAACGCGGCGAGCGACGCGCTGACCAGGGCCGACGAGGCCACGGACACCGCCGAACGGTCGCTGGCCAACCGGGAGTTCCACCGCGCGCTGTACGTACCGTGCGGCAACCCGCTGCTCGGCCGGATGCTCGACGAGGTGCGCGACCAGGCGGCGCTCGTCTCGGCCGTCGCCTGGGCCGCCGACCCCTCCTGGGAACGGGAGGCCGCCGAGCACCGGGAGATCCTGCGGCTCGCCCTCGACGGCGACGCCGACGGCGCGGCCGCCGCCCTGCACGCGCACATCGCCTCGTTCGTCGAACGGGCCTTCCCCGGGGCCCGCGAGGAAGAGCAGGCCCAGCAAACTCAGCAGGCCCAGTAA
- a CDS encoding MBL fold metallo-hydrolase, whose translation MPLSLTVLGTASPHPRPGRPASGYLLRGGGAEIWVDAGFGTFAELQRHTDPTRLTAIWISHLHADHSADLVAAVYGFAYGGLTLPAPLPVYAPGDCAERLAGFFGRPDTSFLSGVFDFRPLYDGHTVRHWNLTLTARAVVHDVESYGLRAECQGRVFAYSGDSGPCDALSRLAGSADLFLCEADVDTHREGEPRVHLTPEEAGRYAKGASRLLITHVGPTLTPEGATGRAAVVFGGPTESAREGDTKIV comes from the coding sequence ATGCCCCTGAGCCTCACCGTCCTCGGCACCGCCTCACCGCATCCCCGCCCGGGCCGGCCCGCCTCCGGCTATCTGCTGCGCGGCGGGGGCGCCGAGATATGGGTGGACGCGGGGTTCGGCACCTTCGCCGAGTTGCAGCGGCACACGGATCCCACCCGGCTCACGGCGATCTGGATCTCCCATCTGCACGCGGACCACAGCGCGGATCTGGTGGCCGCGGTGTACGGGTTCGCGTACGGCGGCCTCACCCTGCCCGCGCCGCTGCCCGTCTACGCGCCCGGCGACTGCGCGGAGCGCCTCGCGGGGTTCTTCGGACGGCCGGACACGTCCTTCCTGAGCGGTGTGTTCGACTTCCGTCCCCTCTACGACGGCCACACCGTCCGGCACTGGAACCTCACCCTCACCGCCCGGGCCGTGGTCCACGACGTGGAGTCGTACGGGCTGCGCGCCGAGTGCCAGGGGCGGGTCTTCGCGTACTCGGGGGACAGCGGTCCGTGCGACGCGCTGAGCCGACTGGCGGGCAGCGCCGACCTGTTCCTGTGCGAGGCGGACGTCGACACGCATCGCGAAGGCGAACCCCGGGTGCATCTCACGCCGGAGGAGGCCGGGAGGTACGCCAAGGGCGCGAGTCGGCTGCTGATCACGCATGTGGGGCCCACGCTCACCCCGGAGGGGGCGACCGGGCGGGCGGCCGTCGTCTTCGGCGGTCCGACCGAGAGCGCGCGTGAGGGCGACACCAAGATCGTGTGA
- a CDS encoding dihydrodipicolinate synthase family protein yields the protein MSSVTFETQRTALADVVAIPVTPFAEDGSVDEDAHRALLRRLLDGGITTLTPNGNTGEFYALTPDERRLVTEVTMDEVGDRAVILVGVGHDVPTAIASAEHAREAGAQMVMVHQPVHPYVSQSGWVDYHRAIAEAVPELGVVPYIRNAQLTGERLADLADACPNVIGVKYAVPDAARFAAFARDAGLERFVWVAGLAEPYAPSYFSAGATGFTSGLVNVAPAVSLNMIEALRAGDFPGAMKTWEQIRRFEELRAANGSANNVTVVKEALASLGLCRRDVRAPSRHLPEDERAEVAAIAAGWSL from the coding sequence ATGAGCAGCGTGACGTTCGAGACCCAACGGACGGCTCTGGCCGACGTGGTGGCCATCCCGGTGACTCCGTTCGCCGAGGACGGCTCCGTCGACGAGGACGCCCACCGGGCCCTGCTGCGTCGGCTGCTCGACGGAGGGATCACCACCCTCACCCCGAACGGCAACACCGGCGAGTTCTACGCCCTGACCCCCGACGAGCGCCGCCTGGTCACCGAGGTGACCATGGACGAGGTCGGCGACCGGGCCGTGATCCTGGTCGGTGTCGGGCACGACGTGCCGACCGCGATCGCCTCCGCCGAGCACGCCCGCGAGGCCGGCGCCCAGATGGTGATGGTCCATCAGCCGGTGCACCCGTACGTCTCGCAGAGCGGCTGGGTCGACTACCACCGGGCGATCGCGGAGGCGGTGCCCGAACTGGGCGTCGTGCCCTACATCCGCAACGCCCAGCTCACCGGCGAACGGCTCGCCGACCTCGCCGACGCCTGCCCGAACGTCATCGGGGTCAAGTACGCCGTCCCGGACGCCGCCCGCTTCGCCGCCTTCGCCCGTGACGCCGGGCTGGAGCGCTTCGTCTGGGTGGCCGGGCTCGCCGAGCCGTACGCGCCCTCCTACTTCTCGGCCGGCGCCACGGGCTTCACCTCCGGACTGGTGAACGTCGCCCCGGCCGTCTCGCTGAACATGATCGAAGCGCTTCGGGCGGGTGACTTCCCGGGCGCCATGAAGACCTGGGAGCAGATCCGCCGCTTCGAGGAGCTGCGCGCCGCCAACGGCTCCGCCAACAACGTCACCGTCGTCAAGGAGGCCCTCGCCTCCCTCGGCCTCTGCCGCCGCGACGTCCGGGCCCCCAGCAGGCACCTGCCCGAGGACGAACGCGCCGAGGTCGCCGCCATAGCCGCCGGGTGGTCCCTATGA
- a CDS encoding 5-dehydro-4-deoxyglucarate dehydratase: protein MTSALLAARLRVPSGPLFFPVTAYGPDGAVDLDAYRAHVRQGVEAGAAAVFACCGTGEFHALTPEEFQRCVRAAVAETAGRVPVVAGAGYGTALAVRYARLAEEAGADGLLAMPPYLVVAAQEGLLRHYRELAAATSLPAVVYQRDNAVFTPETVVELARTEGIIGLKDGLGDLDLMTRIVSAVRGEPAVRDDFLYFNGLPTAELTQPAYRAVGVPLYSSAVFCFVPEIALAFHRALGAGDDAIVERLLDGFYRPFVELRAQGRGYAVSLVKAGVRLRGLDVGEVRPPLHEPAEEHVKQLGQLIERGYALLAESGPYAESARHEEYLEGK, encoded by the coding sequence GTGACGTCAGCCCTTCTCGCCGCCCGGCTCAGGGTCCCCAGCGGACCGCTGTTCTTCCCCGTCACGGCGTACGGCCCGGACGGCGCGGTCGATCTCGACGCCTATCGCGCACATGTCCGTCAAGGCGTCGAGGCCGGGGCGGCCGCGGTCTTCGCCTGCTGCGGCACCGGCGAGTTCCACGCGCTCACGCCCGAGGAGTTCCAGAGGTGCGTCCGGGCCGCCGTCGCGGAGACGGCCGGCCGGGTGCCCGTCGTGGCGGGCGCGGGCTACGGCACCGCCCTCGCCGTGCGCTACGCGCGTCTCGCCGAGGAGGCGGGCGCCGACGGCCTGCTCGCCATGCCGCCGTACCTCGTCGTGGCCGCCCAGGAAGGCCTGCTGCGGCACTACCGGGAACTCGCCGCGGCGACCTCCCTCCCCGCCGTCGTCTACCAGCGCGACAACGCCGTGTTCACGCCGGAGACCGTCGTCGAACTGGCCCGCACGGAAGGCATCATCGGCCTCAAGGACGGCCTCGGCGACCTCGACCTGATGACGCGGATCGTCAGCGCGGTGCGCGGTGAGCCGGCGGTCCGGGACGACTTCCTGTACTTCAACGGCCTGCCGACGGCCGAGCTGACCCAGCCCGCCTACCGGGCCGTCGGCGTCCCCCTGTACTCGTCGGCCGTCTTCTGCTTCGTACCGGAGATCGCCCTCGCGTTTCACCGGGCGCTCGGCGCGGGGGACGATGCGATCGTGGAACGGCTGCTCGACGGGTTCTACCGCCCCTTCGTCGAACTCCGCGCCCAGGGTCGTGGCTATGCCGTGTCACTGGTCAAGGCCGGGGTACGGCTACGGGGACTGGACGTGGGAGAGGTACGGCCGCCGCTGCACGAGCCGGCCGAGGAACACGTCAAGCAGCTTGGCCAGTTGATCGAGCGCGGGTACGCGCTGCTGGCGGAGTCCGGGCCGTACGCGGAGTCCGCGAGGCACGAGGAGTACTTGGAGGGCAAGTGA
- a CDS encoding TIGR03086 family metal-binding protein: MRERQFPAAKQPHRRDTRHDTPPPTLTPAHQNTLERTPAPAAPNPLDLTPQARVVARLAQAVRDDQLSDPTTCPEYAVHHLLGHLLGLAVAFRDAGRKELGPTTDTDPQAAVPDIGPGWREALPRALDEVAEAWRDPAAWTGDTRAGGVPLPGAVAGAVATDELVVHGWDLARATGQAYEPDPAALAATHTFLAASVDDPSRGEIFGPVVPVPDDAPLLDRVIGLSGRDPIWKP, from the coding sequence ATGCGAGAACGTCAGTTCCCTGCCGCGAAGCAACCCCACCGCCGAGATACGCGACACGACACCCCCCCACCCACACTCACTCCCGCTCACCAGAACACTCTTGAACGCACTCCGGCGCCAGCAGCTCCAAACCCCCTCGACCTCACCCCCCAGGCCCGTGTCGTCGCGCGCCTGGCCCAGGCCGTCCGCGACGACCAGCTCTCCGACCCCACCACGTGCCCGGAGTACGCCGTGCACCACCTTCTCGGGCATCTGCTCGGGCTCGCCGTCGCCTTCCGCGACGCGGGCCGCAAGGAGCTCGGACCCACGACGGACACCGACCCGCAGGCGGCGGTGCCCGACATCGGGCCGGGCTGGCGTGAAGCTCTGCCGCGGGCGCTCGACGAGGTCGCCGAGGCCTGGCGGGACCCGGCCGCCTGGACGGGCGACACCCGGGCCGGCGGGGTGCCGCTGCCGGGGGCCGTCGCCGGGGCCGTGGCGACGGACGAGCTGGTCGTGCACGGCTGGGACCTCGCACGGGCGACCGGACAGGCGTACGAACCCGATCCGGCGGCCCTCGCGGCGACGCACACCTTCCTCGCCGCCTCGGTCGACGATCCCTCGCGCGGCGAGATCTTCGGCCCCGTCGTGCCCGTGCCGGACGACGCGCCGCTGCTGGACCGGGTCATCGGGCTGAGCGGACGCGATCCGATCTGGAAGCCGTAG
- a CDS encoding MFS transporter, whose amino-acid sequence MTSTTWAAGRVLGDRDARLYLAAVVVSGLGSSAMWLVAGVWAKDLTGSDGLAALCALALWAPLLAGPVLGTLTDRPHRRTLLVTTDLLLAALLLTLFAVTTPGDLWLLYTVLLVYGAAGVVHDAAESALVTTAVDPSLLGDFNGLRMTANESMKLVAPSAGAGLYAAYGGATVALLDAVTFVAAAGLYGLVRVRRTRPRPAGRPAPGLRARTTDGARRLLADGRLRPLLLAGGTTMLLSGVNGALIFAVVESLGHSPAYTGLLHVAQGIGSITIGLATGPLLRRLGESTFAAYGIALTGAAVALRAIPDDVVALTCGAAIGVGLPCVLTATLTAVQRATPAELLGRTTATAHTLLLAPTAVGMAIGAGLVELVDLVVLLPTVGTMCLLTAAGLLRHR is encoded by the coding sequence ATGACATCCACGACATGGGCGGCGGGACGGGTGCTCGGCGACCGCGACGCGAGGCTGTACCTGGCCGCGGTGGTGGTCTCGGGCCTCGGTTCGTCGGCGATGTGGCTGGTCGCGGGCGTCTGGGCCAAGGACCTCACCGGCTCGGACGGGCTGGCGGCCCTGTGCGCCCTCGCCCTGTGGGCGCCGCTCCTCGCCGGGCCCGTCCTGGGCACCCTCACAGACCGGCCCCACCGCCGCACCCTCCTCGTCACCACCGACCTCCTCCTCGCCGCCCTCCTCCTCACCCTCTTCGCCGTGACCACCCCGGGCGACCTGTGGCTCCTCTACACGGTCCTCCTCGTCTACGGCGCGGCGGGCGTCGTCCACGACGCGGCCGAGTCGGCCCTGGTCACCACGGCCGTCGACCCGTCCCTCCTCGGCGACTTCAACGGCCTGCGCATGACGGCGAACGAGAGCATGAAACTGGTGGCTCCGTCGGCGGGGGCGGGACTCTACGCGGCGTACGGCGGGGCGACGGTGGCGCTGCTGGACGCGGTCACCTTCGTCGCGGCGGCCGGGTTGTACGGACTGGTGCGGGTACGGCGGACGCGGCCCCGCCCCGCCGGACGCCCCGCCCCGGGCCTGCGCGCCCGCACGACCGACGGCGCCCGCCGCCTGCTCGCCGACGGACGCCTGCGCCCCCTCCTCCTGGCCGGCGGCACGACCATGCTGCTCTCCGGCGTGAACGGCGCCCTGATCTTCGCGGTGGTCGAGTCCCTCGGTCACTCCCCCGCGTACACCGGCCTCCTCCACGTCGCCCAGGGCATCGGCTCGATCACCATCGGCCTGGCCACGGGCCCCCTCCTCCGCCGTCTGGGCGAATCCACCTTCGCGGCGTACGGCATCGCCCTGACGGGGGCGGCGGTGGCGCTCCGCGCGATACCGGACGACGTCGTCGCCCTGACCTGCGGTGCCGCGATCGGTGTCGGCCTCCCCTGCGTCCTGACCGCCACCCTCACCGCGGTCCAGCGCGCGACCCCGGCCGAGCTGCTGGGCCGCACCACGGCCACCGCCCACACCCTCCTTCTCGCCCCGACGGCGGTGGGCATGGCGATCGGCGCGGGCCTGGTGGAACTGGTCGACCTCGTGGTGCTGTTGCCGACCGTGGGGACGATGTGTCTACTGACAGCGGCCGGGCTGCTACGCCATCGCTGA
- a CDS encoding RNA-guided endonuclease InsQ/TnpB family protein produces the protein MSRFRMYPSRAQAERMLTHCAHARYVWNLAVEQHAHWRRWRRSAPGFAEQCRQLTEARRENEWLGSGNADVQQQALQDFARARNARFTSGFGEPTWRRKHVHEGFRVIGTDRVPGYHADGSPKLNAKTGRQVMGRSVVVQRLNGRWAQVRVPGCGWVRFRLSARGKGAKLPDAKTFRGTFRNGQWHIAFAVIPDPVEGPGTGEVTGIDRGVTVTAALCDGRKLNCPQLTVKERAQVRKHQRRAARAKKDSPQKAAEYAKAARLRAREANRRKDWCEKTSTMLARCYDLVRFEKLNIKTMTRSAKGTVERPGQNVAQKSGLNRSILAQGWGLLRQRTGHKAPGRVEDVPAPYTSLRCSACGWIDKNSRKSQAEFVCSSCGFACNADTNASINVAAGQGGIPRPRRTAGAGGTTPPHQRSSVREPQPERVGIPLF, from the coding sequence ATGTCTCGTTTCCGGATGTATCCGTCGCGCGCGCAGGCCGAGCGGATGCTCACGCACTGCGCGCACGCCCGGTACGTGTGGAATCTCGCTGTCGAGCAGCATGCGCACTGGCGGCGGTGGCGCAGGTCCGCGCCCGGTTTCGCGGAGCAGTGCCGTCAGCTCACCGAGGCCCGGCGGGAGAACGAGTGGCTGGGTTCGGGGAACGCGGACGTGCAGCAGCAGGCCCTGCAGGACTTCGCCAGGGCCAGGAACGCCCGGTTCACGTCCGGGTTCGGTGAGCCGACCTGGCGCAGGAAGCACGTGCACGAGGGCTTTAGGGTCATCGGCACCGACCGCGTACCGGGGTACCACGCGGACGGGTCGCCGAAGCTGAACGCGAAGACCGGCAGGCAGGTCATGGGCCGGTCGGTGGTCGTGCAGAGGCTGAATGGGCGGTGGGCGCAGGTCAGGGTGCCCGGCTGCGGCTGGGTCCGCTTCCGCCTCAGTGCCAGGGGCAAAGGTGCGAAGCTGCCCGACGCGAAGACGTTCCGGGGCACCTTCCGCAACGGGCAGTGGCACATCGCGTTCGCCGTCATCCCCGACCCGGTCGAGGGGCCGGGCACGGGTGAGGTGACCGGCATCGACCGGGGTGTCACCGTCACCGCCGCCCTCTGCGACGGACGGAAGCTGAACTGCCCACAGCTCACCGTCAAGGAACGCGCCCAGGTCCGCAAGCACCAGCGGCGCGCGGCACGGGCGAAGAAGGACAGCCCTCAGAAGGCGGCCGAGTACGCGAAGGCCGCCAGGCTCAGGGCCCGGGAGGCGAACCGGCGCAAGGACTGGTGCGAGAAGACCAGCACCATGCTCGCCCGCTGCTATGACCTGGTCCGGTTCGAGAAGCTGAACATCAAGACGATGACCCGCTCCGCGAAGGGAACCGTGGAGCGGCCCGGCCAGAACGTGGCGCAGAAGTCCGGCCTGAACCGGTCGATCCTCGCCCAGGGCTGGGGCCTGCTTCGGCAGCGCACCGGGCACAAAGCGCCCGGCCGGGTCGAAGACGTTCCCGCCCCCTACACGTCTCTGCGGTGCAGTGCCTGTGGATGGATCGACAAGAACTCGCGCAAGAGCCAAGCCGAGTTCGTCTGTTCCTCCTGCGGCTTCGCCTGCAACGCGGACACCAACGCGAGTATCAACGTCGCGGCAGGACAGGGCGGGATCCCCCGCCCCCGGCGGACAGCCGGTGCCGGAGGGACGACACCGCCCCACCAGCGGTCGAGCGTCCGTGAACCTCAGCCCGAACGGGTTGGAATCCCCCTCTTTTAA
- a CDS encoding NAD-dependent epimerase/dehydratase family protein, whose product MPAPRTVLLTGAAGGLGTLMRDLLPAHGYELRLLDLMPVEGEPDAITADLADREALREAVRGVDAIIHLAGISLEASFEKILRANIEGTYNLYEAAREEGVPRIVFASSNHAVGFAPRPQGQDPLIPIDTPHRPDTFYGLSKSFGEDLAQFYWDKHGLETVSVRIGSCFPEPTSVRMLSLWMSPADGARLFHAALTAEDVGHTVVYGSSANTRLWWDLSTARALGYAPQDDSEPYAEKLIAEQGELDPENVAHAHLGGHFVSDPPIWPY is encoded by the coding sequence ATGCCCGCTCCCCGCACCGTTCTGCTCACCGGCGCCGCCGGTGGACTCGGCACCCTGATGCGGGACCTGCTCCCGGCCCACGGCTACGAACTGCGCCTCCTGGACCTGATGCCCGTCGAGGGCGAGCCGGACGCGATCACCGCCGACCTGGCCGACAGGGAAGCCCTGCGCGAGGCCGTACGGGGCGTCGACGCGATCATCCACCTCGCGGGCATCTCGCTGGAAGCCTCCTTCGAGAAGATCCTCCGGGCGAACATCGAGGGAACGTACAACCTGTACGAGGCCGCCCGCGAGGAGGGCGTGCCCCGTATCGTCTTCGCCTCCTCCAACCACGCGGTGGGCTTCGCGCCCCGCCCGCAGGGCCAGGATCCGCTGATCCCGATCGACACCCCGCACCGCCCCGACACCTTCTACGGCCTGTCCAAGTCCTTCGGCGAGGACCTGGCCCAGTTCTACTGGGACAAGCACGGCCTGGAGACGGTCTCCGTGCGCATCGGCTCCTGCTTCCCCGAGCCCACCAGCGTCCGCATGCTCTCGCTCTGGATGAGCCCGGCCGACGGCGCCCGCCTCTTCCACGCGGCCCTGACCGCCGAGGACGTCGGCCACACCGTCGTCTACGGCTCCTCCGCCAACACCCGCCTGTGGTGGGACCTCTCCACCGCCCGCGCCCTCGGCTACGCACCCCAGGACGACTCCGAGCCGTACGCCGAGAAACTGATCGCCGAACAGGGCGAACTCGACCCCGAGAACGTGGCCCACGCCCACCTGGGCGGCCACTTCGTGAGCGACCCGCCCATCTGGCCGTACTGA
- a CDS encoding carbohydrate ABC transporter permease, producing MAQAAAVAKPPAPPRRRRASATPRRLPYLLIAPAALLMLGFIAYPVISVFYYSLQNYNPTKPWRNGFAGFDNFVHAFTEDPLFWDTLVFSAKWVIVEVSLQLLFGLALALIVNQTFVGRSLGRALVFSPWAVSGVLTSAIWVLLYNSQTGITRYLADMGIGEYGTSWLSDTSTVFSAAIVADLWRGVPFFAILILADLQSISKDLYEAAEVDGASRVRQFMHITLPHLKDAIILSTLLRAVWEFNNVDLLYTLTGGGPAGETTTLPLYIANTSVDAHNFGYASALTTVAFVILLFCSMVYLRLSKFGGESK from the coding sequence ATGGCCCAAGCCGCAGCCGTGGCGAAACCGCCCGCGCCACCCCGGCGGCGCCGTGCCTCCGCGACACCGCGCAGGCTGCCGTACCTGCTGATCGCCCCGGCCGCCCTGCTCATGCTGGGCTTCATCGCCTACCCGGTCATCAGCGTCTTCTACTACAGCCTGCAGAACTACAACCCCACGAAACCCTGGCGGAACGGATTCGCCGGCTTCGACAACTTCGTCCACGCCTTCACCGAGGACCCCCTGTTCTGGGACACCCTCGTCTTCAGCGCCAAGTGGGTGATCGTCGAGGTCTCGCTGCAGCTGCTGTTCGGTCTCGCCCTCGCGCTCATCGTCAACCAGACGTTCGTCGGGCGATCCCTGGGCCGCGCCCTGGTCTTCTCGCCCTGGGCCGTCTCCGGCGTGCTGACCTCCGCGATCTGGGTGCTCCTCTACAACTCCCAGACGGGCATCACCCGTTACCTCGCGGACATGGGCATCGGCGAGTACGGCACCAGCTGGCTCTCCGACACCTCCACCGTCTTCTCGGCGGCGATCGTCGCCGACCTGTGGCGCGGTGTCCCCTTCTTCGCGATCCTCATCCTCGCCGACCTCCAGTCCATCTCGAAGGACCTGTACGAGGCCGCCGAGGTCGACGGCGCCAGCCGCGTCCGGCAGTTCATGCACATCACGCTGCCGCACCTGAAGGACGCGATCATCCTCTCCACGCTGCTGCGCGCGGTGTGGGAGTTCAACAACGTCGACCTCCTCTACACCCTGACCGGAGGTGGGCCGGCGGGTGAGACGACCACCCTCCCGCTGTACATCGCCAACACCTCCGTCGACGCCCACAACTTCGGCTACGCGTCCGCCCTGACCACGGTCGCGTTCGTGATCCTGCTCTTCTGCTCGATGGTCTATCTGCGGCTGAGCAAGTTCGGAGGCGAGTCCAAGTGA
- the araD gene encoding L-arabinonate dehydratase, whose protein sequence is MTNTEHQKTSRGQAEQPRKRPEDLRSHQWYGTDGLRSFSHRARTRQLGYLPEEHLGKPVIAILNTWSDINPCHVHLRDRAQAVKRGVWQAGGFPLEFPVSTLSETFQKPTPMLYRNMLAMETEELLRSYPVDGAVLMGGCDKSTPALLMGAASVDLPAVFVPAGPMLPGHWRNEVLGSGTDMWKYWDDKRAGLIGDCEMTELESGLARSPGHCMTLGTASTLTAAAEALGVTVPGASSIPAVDSGHDRMAAAAGLRIVELVHRERKLSDILTADAFEDAVTTVLGLGGSTNAVIHLIAMAGRAGVKLTLDDFDRIARTVPVLANVRPGGQTYLMEDFHFAGGLPGFLSRITDLLHLDRPTVSYDTMREQLDGALVHNDDVIRTRDNPVATEGGVAVLRGNLCPDGAVIKHISAEPHLLRHTGPAVVFDDYRTMQRTINDPELGITADSVLVLRNSGPKGGPGMPEYGMLPIPDHLLKQGVRDMVRISDARMSGTSYGACALHIAPESYVGGPLALVRTGDSITLDVEARTLRVDVDDEELERRRAEWTPPPTRYERGYGALYNDQITQADTGCDFEFLARPGKVPDPYAG, encoded by the coding sequence ATGACGAACACCGAGCACCAGAAGACGAGCCGGGGGCAGGCCGAGCAGCCGCGCAAGCGCCCCGAGGACCTTCGGAGCCACCAGTGGTACGGCACGGACGGCCTGCGCTCCTTCAGTCACCGCGCCCGCACCCGCCAGCTCGGCTACCTCCCCGAGGAGCACCTGGGCAAGCCGGTCATCGCGATCCTCAACACCTGGTCCGACATCAACCCCTGTCATGTGCACCTCCGGGATCGCGCGCAGGCGGTCAAGAGGGGCGTGTGGCAGGCGGGCGGCTTCCCGCTGGAGTTCCCGGTCTCGACCCTCTCCGAGACCTTCCAGAAGCCGACCCCCATGCTCTACCGCAACATGCTCGCGATGGAGACCGAGGAGCTGCTCCGCTCGTACCCGGTCGACGGGGCTGTCCTGATGGGCGGCTGCGACAAGTCGACGCCCGCGCTTCTTATGGGCGCCGCGAGCGTCGACCTGCCGGCCGTGTTCGTGCCCGCCGGGCCGATGCTGCCGGGGCACTGGCGCAACGAGGTCCTCGGCTCCGGCACCGACATGTGGAAGTACTGGGACGACAAGCGTGCCGGTCTCATCGGCGACTGCGAGATGACCGAGCTGGAGTCCGGTCTCGCGCGCTCGCCGGGGCACTGCATGACGTTGGGTACGGCCTCCACGCTCACCGCCGCCGCCGAGGCGCTGGGGGTCACGGTCCCGGGCGCGTCCAGCATCCCGGCCGTCGACTCGGGGCACGACCGCATGGCGGCCGCCGCCGGCCTGCGGATCGTCGAACTGGTCCACCGGGAGCGGAAGTTGAGCGACATCCTGACCGCCGACGCCTTCGAGGACGCCGTCACCACCGTCCTCGGACTCGGCGGCTCCACCAACGCGGTCATCCACCTCATCGCCATGGCCGGCCGCGCGGGCGTCAAGCTCACCCTCGACGACTTCGACCGCATCGCCCGGACGGTCCCGGTGCTCGCCAACGTCCGGCCCGGCGGTCAGACGTATCTGATGGAGGACTTCCACTTCGCGGGCGGGCTGCCCGGGTTCCTGTCCCGGATCACCGACCTGCTGCACCTGGACCGGCCGACCGTCTCGTACGACACGATGCGCGAGCAACTCGACGGCGCGCTCGTGCACAACGACGACGTGATCCGGACCCGGGACAACCCGGTCGCCACCGAGGGCGGGGTCGCCGTCCTGCGCGGCAACCTCTGTCCGGACGGCGCGGTCATCAAGCACATCTCCGCCGAGCCGCACCTGCTCAGGCACACCGGTCCGGCGGTCGTCTTCGACGACTACAGGACCATGCAACGCACCATCAACGACCCGGAGTTGGGTATCACCGCCGACAGTGTGCTGGTCCTGCGGAACTCCGGCCCCAAGGGCGGACCGGGCATGCCCGAGTACGGGATGCTGCCCATCCCCGACCATCTGCTGAAGCAGGGCGTGCGGGACATGGTGCGGATCTCCGACGCCCGGATGAGCGGAACGAGTTACGGCGCCTGCGCCCTGCACATCGCGCCGGAGTCGTACGTCGGCGGGCCCCTCGCCCTCGTGCGCACCGGCGACTCGATCACCCTCGACGTCGAGGCACGCACCCTCCGGGTCGACGTGGACGACGAGGAGCTGGAGCGCCGCCGGGCGGAGTGGACCCCGCCGCCCACCCGCTACGAGCGCGGCTACGGCGCGCTCTACAACGACCAGATCACCCAGGCTGACACCGGCTGCGACTTCGAGTTCCTGGCCAGGCCGGGCAAGGTGCCGGACCCGTACGCGGGTTGA